From the genome of Malus sylvestris chromosome 13, drMalSylv7.2, whole genome shotgun sequence:
TAGATGCCAACTAAGGTGATATACAATTGTGGTACAAAACTATGGTAAGAATAACATTAttgtaaatatattgttgtattaatgttattcttaccacaattttataccacatttcttTACCATCTTAAGTGGCACATGAGTTGGACAAGCTACATaatttaatttcaatctttttattaattaaaacacttaaataatcttaggtggaagaagaagactcctcgtataccacaataattatttaattaacaatctttttattaatattgattaacattttgaaattaaataCTAATTAATTTAGATGATGTGATTGTCCACATTAGATGCTACCTAAGATGGTATGCaattgtgatacaaaaatatggtaagaataacattattgatgaataaataaaaaatcttaaCACACCCAACATACATGAAAGCATACAAAGCAAATTAAGAGACGTGTCATTTCCCCTTCCTCTCATAGTCCACGTCAACAAGACACCATCAAAAGCCAAGAATGCTACACATGTATGCCATATGGAAATTCCACATCACTTGTGACTTCAAAATTCCACTCACTTCCAATCATTTAGATCAATCTTTTTCATCCACAAGATATTTGTGAAACCTATAATTAATCATTTCGAATATTTTGGATTGAAATGGATCTCTTTTATGTACGATCAATATTATGGGAAGGATAAATGCTATTAACCTACAAGCTCCTTGAACATTACAATTTATTAGGGTTTAGgtaagaaaagagaaaattacAACCCAAACCTCCTGCCATAACCAGAACCAGAACGATCAAGAGAGACCGAAAATCATAATTCCATGCAAACTTGGAAAGATTGCAGGGAGTGACCAAGGCAGGCCAAAACTTCTGTGGAATTTACCTCTCTAAAAACATTACGAAATTCGCCTCTCTTTTTGGTAGAGATTTAATATAAAGGGAGTGAAACTGCTGTCTTTTGATCTTCTCGAAGAAAACAAGAGGCTGTGGAACAAAGAACACAACGCAAGAGTCGAGACCCAATTTTCATTGCACAACGATacataataaaaatttatacaAATTGTAATATTACCCAACGTAACAATCAACCACCAAACACACCCTTAAACTACTATACTTAATTAGCtttccctaaaccctaaaccatgccaaactaaaccaaaattCAAAAGTAAGCTCCAAACCAAAAACTTACAAACACACACAAATTAGCACAGAATCAAAGTCATCACAAATACATCCAGCACGCTGCACAAACTAGTCCAAGGACTACGTATCCCTCACTTCAAACACATTGCGATTTTTAACAACGATGTCATACATGTGCATGGACTTGAACTTGTTGAAATCCTTGGGGAGAGAGATGAGATGGACGGTGGATCGTTTGTGGAACTGAAGAAGGTCTGGATCGTCATAGTATCTCTCCCAACCGAGTGAGTACAGCTTGCGTTCGAGCACGGCATAAGAGCTGATGACCTCGTCAGTTGGAGTGTGGACAAGCACCTTGCGCGGCCGAGAGTTGGAGCCTTGCAAGGAATCCGCCCCGTCCACCAACCGGACGACGCCATTCTTGAAAACCCAAACCCCAGACATGTTTTGTGATGAGAAGGTTAAGCAACTGCAGGCAAAAGCTCGTAGGGAGGAGTGAGAATGTGTTGTTTGTATGATGTTGGGTATGTAGGAGGGTATGTGTATTTATAGGTAAAATGAAATGTCGTGAGGTTAAATTTTGGAGAAATGAAATTATGGGCATGTTTGGATGCGGGTATAGTAGGGTAAGGTGGGGTCCACTTGATTGCGGGGTAGTCTTAGTAAGGATACAACAAGGGTCATGGTGTTTGGGACATGCAGCCATGGACCAGTAGCAATCACCTATGGGCATATCATATATCCGATAGGAGAatcattgtttttattttccttaatttttttttcttcctaaggCTTTAACCCCACATTGGgaatctttgttttgtttgtgaaaaaatataattagGTTGGAGACTTATTCTCGAGAAAGCTTATTGGCTAGCTAGACCAAATGACTGATAGAAAATGATCATGATTTAAACTTTGTGGTTTTGATGGCATAAATTATTATAtggatatatatatttgtatgctGCTGCCAATTTTATAAGGTAGATTATTAAATATCAAGTTGAACATaagttttaagaaaaaaatactaTATTTAAGGAAAAATATCAAAGGCCAATTAAATATTTAAGGATAAGCCACAAACTTTATTGCAAGTGAAC
Proteins encoded in this window:
- the LOC126597312 gene encoding flowering-promoting factor 1-like protein 3; this translates as MSGVWVFKNGVVRLVDGADSLQGSNSRPRKVLVHTPTDEVISSYAVLERKLYSLGWERYYDDPDLLQFHKRSTVHLISLPKDFNKFKSMHMYDIVVKNRNVFEVRDT